The Thermococcus sp. genome window below encodes:
- a CDS encoding ABC transporter permease, whose product MVNLNGIITIAKKECKIQLRYRVVWLNFALTPFFMLAPWVLTARMFSPNFGEAVLVGSLMWYWLNQYFFGVQESFEEEREEGTLISIALAPISLLDFLIGKGLWILVECIYITGITMLIFWVLGISQATSFQMFSLYLLSGLYMFAFSILWGALVLRFRRIAGINFITQELLGIASGVTANINSYPQMIKSVAYIIPLTYTIRIGRGILTGKTLLDVAPDLIMLTIVTLLYFSIGVCLLRRAENNLRVVGGWEAW is encoded by the coding sequence ATGGTCAACCTGAATGGAATAATAACAATCGCTAAGAAGGAATGCAAAATACAACTTAGATACCGGGTAGTGTGGCTTAACTTTGCACTAACTCCATTCTTCATGCTGGCCCCCTGGGTTCTAACTGCCAGAATGTTCTCTCCAAACTTTGGAGAAGCAGTTTTGGTCGGTTCTCTCATGTGGTACTGGCTCAATCAATATTTTTTTGGAGTTCAAGAATCATTCGAAGAGGAGAGAGAGGAGGGAACTTTAATAAGTATCGCTCTCGCCCCGATCTCACTGCTGGATTTTTTGATTGGAAAAGGACTGTGGATTCTTGTGGAATGTATATACATAACAGGGATAACCATGCTAATCTTCTGGGTTCTAGGAATATCACAGGCAACCTCATTTCAGATGTTCTCCCTCTACTTACTCTCAGGGCTGTATATGTTTGCATTTTCTATCCTCTGGGGAGCTTTAGTGCTACGATTCAGAAGAATTGCGGGAATAAATTTTATAACTCAGGAACTCTTGGGAATTGCCTCCGGCGTTACTGCTAACATTAATTCCTACCCTCAAATGATAAAGAGTGTGGCTTACATTATTCCCCTAACATACACAATAAGAATTGGTAGGGGTATTCTAACAGGAAAAACTCTTCTTGATGTTGCCCCCGATCTGATTATGTTGACAATCGTAACATTGCTATACTTTTCTATAGGTGTCTGTCTGCTCAGAAGGGCCGAAAATAATTTAAGGGTTGTTGGGGGGTGGGAGGCTTGGTGA